From Sphingobacterium bambusae:
AAAACAGAAGAACAATTGAAAGAGGCAGGAGTAAAATATAAGTCCGGTTCTTTCTCCTTCAAGGCATCGGGGCGCGCGAAAGCCTCTGGTGATACCGATGGATTTGTCAAAGTATTGGCAGATAGCGAAACGGATGAAGTGTTAGGCGTACATATCATAGGCCCTCGCGCAGCAGATATGATTGCGGAAGCGGTTGTTGCCATGGAATACAGAGCCTCTGCGGAGGATATCGGTAGAATATGCCATGCGCATCCGACATTCACGGAAGCGTTGAAAGAAGCAGCTCTCGCTGCTACTGCAAACCGAGCTATCCACGCTTAAAAATACAAAGGGCAAGATATTTCCATCTTGCCCTTTTCAATTAACATAACATTATGAATTTTTATACACGAAAATGGATTAAACCCGAGGATTTAAATCCGAACGGCTCTCTTTTTGGAGGAACATTGCTACGCTGGATTGACGAAGAAGCTGTCATTTATGCAATCGTGCAATTGGGCAATCCACATGTGGTGACGAAGTATATTTCCGAGATCAATTTTGTCAGTTCAGCGAAGCAGGGCGACATCATTGAGATGGGGATTGAAGCAGTTAATTTTGGACGAACTTCGTTGACCATGCGCTGTGTGGTTCGCAACAAAATCACCCGTAAGATTATCCTGTCCATTGACAAACTGGTGTTTGTCAACTTAGATCCTGACGGCAATCCTACGCCGCATAACAAGACCGAAATTACTTACGCATATCGCGATTAATACATCAAATAGCTTCTACTTTTTAGAAGCTATTTGCTTTTTAAGGTCACGCTCCACCCAAAACGATACAATAGGAATAAGCGACAGCACGAAGTAAGTCGCCACGCGCTTGAGCGTCCATTTGTATTCGCTCCAGCACATAATTAGCATCACGACGAACAATACAACCAAAAAACCGTGTATTGATCCGGCAACCTTGACCGCTTCCGGAATTTTGGCAATATATTTTAAGGGCATGGCCACAAAGAAGAGGATAACCGTAGATATGGCTTCCCACAAGGCAATCTGTTGAAATATGCGTAACATAGTCGATCCACAAAATGATTTCCGCAAACTTACTGCAAAAAGCTTCAGTACGAAGAATTTACTTCAGTATTTACGCTAGCCTGACAAGCGCCCGCTCTTACGCGACTGTATGCGGTAAGAAACCTAAAAAACCGTTGCTTGATACCCAAAATTTTATGTATTTTTG
This genomic window contains:
- a CDS encoding acyl-CoA thioesterase; this translates as MNFYTRKWIKPEDLNPNGSLFGGTLLRWIDEEAVIYAIVQLGNPHVVTKYISEINFVSSAKQGDIIEMGIEAVNFGRTSLTMRCVVRNKITRKIILSIDKLVFVNLDPDGNPTPHNKTEITYAYRD
- a CDS encoding DUF3817 domain-containing protein; its protein translation is MLRIFQQIALWEAISTVILFFVAMPLKYIAKIPEAVKVAGSIHGFLVVLFVVMLIMCWSEYKWTLKRVATYFVLSLIPIVSFWVERDLKKQIASKK